CTGTGGGCCGCGTCGATGGCGTCGTTGCGAAGGTCCCGGGCGTTGAAATAGGTAGTGACGGGAACGCCCACCATCATGGCCGCGAGTACGACCAGCCCGATGACCGTGTTGCGATCGAATCGCTGACGCATTCGACTCTCCCAATGCCGTCGCAACAACTTGCAATCAAAGGACCGATCCCAACCGTAAGTAGCCCGCCTCGACGCCCGGTTTTCAGGATTCTACCGTTTACCGAAGTGTCGGGCCGCTGGCACGGTGATTGCTTCCCATTTCGGCAAAGCCCGCCGGCTGTCTGCCGAGCGGTTGACCAATAAACAGGATGCACACCATGAACGTCATGAACACCGACGCCGAAAAAATTACTCTCGCAGCGACGGAACGGGTTCAATCGCTCGACGTGGTCGATGAGGCATCGGACGAATCGTTCCCGTGCAGTGATCCGCCGTCGTGGACGCCGATTACCGGCACTGGTGCGCCGGCTCGGTGAGTGGGCGCAGAACGGTACCACCCGCTCATCGCGGTTCGCCTCAGAGATGGGCGAACCGCGATGAGGGAACTTGGTGAAGAGCCTCAAGAAGTCCAATTCCGACTACGAACACCGGGGGCCGTGGGAATTTATCCCCACGGCCCCCGGTGTTCGTAGTTGCCTGCGCGAATTACTGATCGCGGAGTTCCATGTCGAGTTGCGTGGCGAGCCCGCGAACGATCGGTGCGGCCGGTTTGCGCGGCTGCTGATACCCCCACATTGTCTGGAGCAGCTCAAAGCCCATCAGCGCACCGACGAGCGTGAAGAGGAGCGCCGGGGCCAGGAACAGCACCGGGACAATGCCCCAGGGCTTGGTCGAGGCGAGCACTTCTTCATCCTCGGCATCCGCCTTCCCGCGCCGCCCGGCCTTCGCGCCGCGCAGGGCCTTGGACGCCGAGGCGTCGTCCTCGTCAGTTACCGAGTCGTCGGCCAGATCGACGTCGCCGTCGTCGTCCACGACGGGCTTCTTTTTCCCCTTAAGCGGCTGGGGCTTCGCTTTGCCCTTTCCGCGTGCGGGCTTCTCTGCCTCTTCGTCCTCGAGTAGCACGACTTCGCTACCGGACTCCTCTCCGCTATCGTCACCGTCGGCCATCTCGAGTTCAAAGTCGGACTTTTCCAGGTCCGTGTCCGATTCGAGCGCGACCGCTTCGGACCCGGACTCGTCCGGCATCGAGGGGATCTCGAAGTCGGTCTCGAAGATGTCGCCCTTGTCCTCTTCCGCCAGCGCTTCGGATTCCATTGCGGCTTGCTCGAGCGAGCCGCCGGAGTCGTCGAGGGTCAGCTCGAACTCGCTGTCGGAGTCCGAATCGAGCACCAGTTTGCCCGACTTGGGCGCACCGAGCTTGGTGCTCGACGAGACCGCGGACGAATCGAGACTCAGCTCGAAATCGACGTCCGATTCGTCGCTGTCTTCCTCGACCTTTTTTTTGTTCTTGCTCTTCTCGAGCGAGATGCCGCTGTCGGCCGGGTCGCTGAGGTTGATCCCGCTGGCGCTGCTGCGCTTGTCGCTCCCGCCCTTACCCTTGGGCAGGGCGCCGAGGTCCACCTCGTCGCCGTCCGGGTTCATCTGGAGGTCGAAGTCGTCACTGTCCGCGTCGAGGCTCAGCTCGAATTCGCTGCTGTCGTTCTCCACCGGCGGCTTACCGGACTTCCCGCCCTTGCCCTTGCTCGGGTCGAGTTTGCCGGACGAGTTCCCGCTCTTGGGGGCGGACAATTTGGCCGAGCTCCCACCCTTGATGATCGCGCTACCGGGGCCACCGAAATCGAGCGCGATTTCTTCGGTCGGGATCGCGGCCTCGTCGCTCTTGGGCTCGGGGGCCTTGACCTTCTTGAGCTTCCCGCTGTCGAGCCGCACGTCGCTGTCCGAGCTGCCGTGGGAGCTATCGGACATGCTCTTGGGGGCCTTCGGCGCGATCTTGCCGGACTTCGGCGGGGCCGGTTTGGGATCGTCGGCGAGCGAGAACACTTCGTCGTCACTGGCCCCGAAGTCCAACGGCGCTTCGTCGGAGGCGCTCTTCTTGGGCGCCTTGTGCTTGTCCTCGACCACCTTGAAGTCGTCCGAGCCCGGGGGCTCCAGTTCTTGCTCCGCCATCGGGAGCCCGTCCTCGCTGGCCAGCCCGAGCTGGCGCCCGAGTTCGTCGATGGCCGTGACTTTGAACCGCACGGTGGACCCGTCGCGGATCTGACTGAGTTTCTTGAACTCGGAATCGGTCTTGAGCCGCTTCTTCATCTCCTCGGGGGAGATGCCGAGTCGTTCCGCGGCTTCCTCGAGCGTAATCATCTGCTGCGCCATGGGAAACTCGTGGCGACGGTGGGATGGGAATTTGATGCCGCGCGAGTGCGTGAGGCATTGATATTGATTGTAAACTGCGTCCGGGCGGACACAAGTGCTGATCGCACTTCGTGATGGCGCGCTGCGCGGCACCCGCTGTGCAGGTGATACAACCGCGCCGCACTAATCCGCACAGTCGCGCTAATCGATTTGTTGCGCCCGCGGGGAACCAAAAATCCCTGGCGGCGGCGCGCGAAAAAGCGGAATCCGATTCAAGTCCGGAGGCGCTCCGGTGCGCCCCTTACTCGTTCGGGCCGAAGAACGGGAGCTGGTCCAACGTGTCCCAATCGGGTACGCGGATCGTGCCGAGTGGAATGTTCGGATCGATCTTGTGAACGACGTAGCGCCCGGAGCGAAACACGACCGGCTGGTTCCACGGGAACTTTTGGCGCTCGTTCGCCGGTAACCACACCGGGAGCGGGTCGCCGTCGGCCCACGAACTCGCGTGGTACGGCGTGTCCCCGTTCCAGCAAGTACGGAGCAGGTCGCTGACGACGTAGCGCTGACGGGAGTTGGCCACGGCGTCCACGATTTGTTGGCGCTTGGGCTTCTCGCCCGGCGGGAGTTCGGCCTTCTCCCGAATAGCGAACACTGTGCCGTAGTGCATGTACCGCGTGGCCGGGTCCACATCGAGCATCAGGTACACTGGGTGCGTGCTGTCGTGCCAGCAGTTGAGTTCGCCCGGTCCGATGGGCGGATCGATCGTCTTCAAGTAGTTCGCCACATCAGTGAGTTCGCACCACTTCGTTCCGCAGTGGATGTCGGTGTACTGGCCGAGCCGGTCGCGGAGTTCCGGCGACCCGCCCTCGGTCCACGCGCGCGGCCACAACTTCATCACCGACCGGTCCGCGAGCGGGTGCTTAGCGAACTTCACGTAGGGGCATTCCGGGTTGAGCGCGTCCGCCACTTGCGCCGCGGGCGGGTACACCTCCGCGCCGTTCATCAGCGCGCCCACCGCAACGAACCACAGTAGGTAGATGAACCCGAAGCACCACCGCTGGCTCGCGATCACCGCGAACGCGAGTAGCAGCAGCGGCGCGTGAACGTACTCGAACCCCCGTTGCAGGAACACCGCCTGTGCCAGCCAGCCCAGGTAGAACGCGGCCAACAGTGCGCGGGCCGACGCGACGCGCTCACTTTCGGCGGGCGCGTACCACCACCGCGGGCGCGGAAGGCGCGCGGGCCGGCCGGGTTTGCGCGACCAGACGCGCGATTCCCACAGCGCGAGCACCGCGAGGGCGATCGCAACGTGGTGCAGGAGGCTCCACGGGCGGAAACACTTGAAGAGCGTTCCGCCCCGATCGTAGAGCGAACCGGAATCGGCGAAGTAGGCGGGGTTCCAGTTCAGGAAGATGTCGAGGAAGTACGGCCACGCGCCGGTGCCGATCAGCCACGCGATCCCCGGCGCCCCCGCGAGCAACCCGCCGGTAATCACTCTCCCGAGGTCCGCGAGCACGCGGGTCAGTGGTTCGCGCCGGGCGAGGAAGACTGCCGACGTCACCCACACCACGAACGCGGGCACCACCATGTGCGGCTTCAGCCACACCGCCGCGCCCCACAGGAATCCTTCGAGGATGGAAGAACGGAGAAGCGACCCCTCCCCAACCCCTCCCCCAAGGGGAGAGGGGCTTGAAATCGGCGCTTGCGGCGCGGTTGTCTGTGTCTTTAGTTCTGTTCCCCCTTCCATTTTAGGGAAGGGGGTTAGGGGGGTAGGTTCCCCCGTTACGCGCCGCAACCGCAATCGGGCCGCGAGCGCCGCGGGGAGGAGCATCCACGGGTCGCGCTGGATGTGGCTGAATTCGGTCGTGAACGGGTAATACAGCGCGACCGCGGCCACCAGCCACGCGACCGTGTAACTCGGGGAGCCGCAGCGCCGGACCCACCCGCACAGCAGCGCGACCGATGAGCCGATCACGAGCAAATCGACCGCACGGAGGGCTTCGTAGTTCCAGCCGAAGACCAGCTTCAACCCGGCCATTGCCCACACGAAACCGGGCAAGTTGGTGTCGAAGATGTCGCGGTAGTGGACACCACCGTTGAGGATATTGCGCGCCGCCATCTGGTAGAGCGTGACGTCGCACCACGGCGGCATCGCCAGAAATAGCGGCACGCCGGCGAGGAGAACGGCGCCGGTCACGAGCCAGCCGAGGGACGCGGAGCGCCAAAGGCGCCACGGGCGGGGGCGTTCGGGTTCGGTCATCGCGGTCAGTGGGGCTTCCCCTGCTCGTTGGGAGTGGCGTGAACGGGCGCATCGGGCGCCGCGTGCGGGTGATGAGGAATCATATACGCGGACGCGGTCAACCCGATTGCCACCACCGCGGCCGTGAGTCCGATGAACCAGTACGCGCGCTTCTTGGTTAGAAGGGCGATTGAGCAGAGCACCAGACCGATTTCGGCCGACAGGTGCGCGACATCGAACCGGTCGGCCTGGTGGTGAACGTGTTCGGCTTCTTCGCTCTTTTCGGCGGCTTGTTGGCGAAATTTGGCGGCCTCGGTCCCCACGCGGGTCGCCTCGGCGTGCAGCTTCTCGGCCCGCTTACTGGCCTCGTCACCCCGTTCGAGCAGGTCCGGTAAATTGTCCTTCTTGTCGTTCGATTTGTTGTACTCAGCGGCCCGTTTCTTCCAGTCGGTGGCCGCCTTCGCTCGCGCCGCGCTGATTTCGGTCGCTTTCTTCTTCGTGTCTTCGTCGGCGTCCTTGCGCACGATTTCGGGGGAGGGCACGAGTTCCATCAGTGCCGCAGATATCTCGAATTCCGACTGACGGAGCCGTTTGGACTGGTACCACGCGAACAGGTTGCTCTTTTCCACCTCGGCGTGCCCCGCGTCTGTGCCGATTCTGTTCGCGTCGCCGATGATCCGGTTGACGTCACCGAGTAGTCGGTTCGAGTCCCCTTGGAGCTGCAACACTTTGTTGTGCGTGCGGTGCCCCACCATGCTGATTGCGGCGAGGATCGCAGCGACGATCGCCATTGAAACCGCGACCCGCTGGTTGAACGGGTCGGAGGCGTGGTGTTCGGCGTGTTCGGCGTGTTCCAGGTGCTCGTGCGTGTTCGCCATGAACGGCTCCGGGGCTTGCTTCGGCAGCCGCGGAAGTCTACGGGCACGCGGCGCGGCGTTCAAGGTGCAGAAAATTATCGGAATTATCCCGAAAGTCGTTGCAATCGTTACCGACGGGGTATAGCATCCGTAGTTGAAAAACGGATTTTCGATTCGCATCGCATCTGGAAGGACTCCCGTCCTATCTCTTTGAAGTCTGTCCGATCTTGCAGCGGAACTCGTTTTTCCGCGACCGCCGGTAACCCCCATAACCGGCAGCCGCACTTTCGGTTCGGAAGCCCTCGTCCGAGATCTACCCCCGAAGGAGCGCCGCGATGAACACCTGCCCGATCATGACATCCGAACTGATCGACGCGCTGACGAGCAGCCCCCTCGGTCAACTCCGCCGCCTGCGCGTGACCGAAAACGAGAACGAGGTCGTCCTCACGGGCCAAGTGTCCAGTTACTACCTCAAGCAAATGGCACAGGAAACCATTCGCATCGCCGTGGGCGTGCGGAGACTCTTGAACCGCGTGGAAGTCTGCGCTGCAGACGCGGCCTGAAACGGAATGAGATAAACAGCCGCGCCCGCGCCGTCCCAATAATTGTTGGGACGGCGCGGGCGCGAATTTTTGATTCACGCAGAAAGTGACAGGGTGAATCTCACTCTTTCGGCATTGGGAGTATCGCGTCGGTTGTGTGAATAACTCCGTTGCTGCACACGATATCTGCGGTCACGATCTTCACCCCGCCGACGAGCAACCCGTCTTTCGTGTCCTCCACCTTCAGTACGTTCCCGTGGACCGTCTTCAGTTCTTTGCCGTCCAGTTTCTTCAGATCCGCAGTGGTGTACTTTCCCATGACGAGGTGCGAGCGGAGGAGCCGTTGCACCACGTCCTTTTTGGTCGCGATCTCACCAATCGTGGTGTCGTCGAGTTTTTTGAACGCCGAATCGAGCGGCGCGAACAGCGTGTACTGGGTCGTGCCCTTGAGCGCGGCGGATTCGGCGGCTTCCTTCACGGCGACGGACAGAACCGTGTGCCCGTCGCGCGTGGTGAGCGTGTCGTAGATCGTGCCGGTGTCGGCGGTGCGCGCCGGCAGTGCGAGCGCGAGGACGGTGGCGAGTACCGCACCGGCGGTGAGTTTGGGACGCATGAAACCGCACTCCCGTGTTTTGGACCGTTTTCGGAGTTCGCGCGCGGGCAGGTTGAGTGTTAGAATACCTGCGTACACCAACCCGAACAAGGCGCGAACATTAAATATGAGCCGCACACCCAGGGACGGGCGCTCGCACCCGCGGCTCTTCGCGGACGGCTTCGACGGTTTCGGGCCGAGCCGGTTCCGCCCGGCCAGCGAGGTCGTTCCCGTGTTCGAGGTCCGGGGCAAGCGCTTTAGCCGGTTGAAACGCGGAACGAAGAAGAACGCCCCGAAAGCGCCCGGCGTGTACGGGATGCTCGACAGCCGCGACCGGCTCATCTACGTCGGCAAGGCGAAGAACCTGCGCAGCCGGCTGCTGTGCTACTTCCGCGAGAACAGTCGCGACCCGAAGGCCGGGAAGATCATCGAGCAGACGAAGCGGCTCGTGTGGGAGCAGTGTGGGGACGAGTTCGCTGCGCTGCTCCGCGAACTCGAACTCATTCAGCGCCTGCGCCCGCGGTACAACGTGCTGGGCGTGCCCGGCTTTCAGCGGCACCATTACATTTGCGTGGGGCGCACCCCCGCTCCCTACGTTTATGTCACTTCTACGCCGACCGGGAAGGAACTCGGAACCTACGGACCACTTGTGAAATGGGGCAAGTCCGACGACGCGGCGCGCCGACTGAACGACTGGTTCAAGCTCCGCGACTGTCCGCAAACGGTGGCGCTGTCGTTCGCGGAGCAGGGCGAGTTGTTCGACCCGGATCGCGGGGCGAAGTGCTTGCGGTTTGAGCTGGGAACGTGCTGCGGGCCGTGTGTGAGCGCGTGCTCGCGGAAGGACTATTCCGACGGGGTCCGCGCGGTGAAAGCGTTCCTTGATGGGCGCAACCGGTCGGTGCTGCGCACGCTCCAAGGCCAGATGGAAGAGGCCGCGTCCGAGTTTCAGTTCGAGAAGGCGACGTCCCTTCGCGACAAGCTCCAGGCGCTCCAGTGGCTCGACGACCGGCTCAGCCTGCTGCGCACCGCGCGCGACCGCAACTCGTTCGTGTACCCGCTCACCGGCGCTGACGGGCGCTCGCGCTGGTACCTGATCCACCGCGGTGAGGTCCAGGCGGTTGCGGTCCCGCCGACCGCGGGCTCGGCCGAATCGGTGTCGGCGCTGCTCGCGGCCACGTTCGCCGATCACCCCGCGCCCGCGGTGCTGTCGGACGTCGCGGTGGACAGCGTGCTCCTCGTCTCGTCCTGGTTCCGCAAGTATTCCGACGAGCGCGCGAAACTGCTCCCGCGTGCGAAGGCCGAAGAGGTGTGCGCGACCGAGGGGGCGCCCCGCGAAACGCCCGCGCCGTGATACGGATGGAGCCGGATCAGGTAGCAAAAGCCGCAAAACAACGCGCTGCACTTGGCCCGCTGCACTCACTTCGCGCACTACGATTCGAGCAAACACCCACTCGTTTTTCGCGCGGATGAACCGGAGCACCTCAACATTTTGGAACACTCCGGTAGATCACTTCTTTCGCTTTCGCGATTCTTTCACTGCTGTTTCCCTTGCTGCTTTAGCTTTCGACCACTGATCGCGCTCGGGGCTACTCAGAAACGTGAACGGGTCACCGATTCCGTGCGCGATAAGCACAGCTTCGCCAACGGTCGCCTCTCGACCGGCCTCGAGTGCCTCAACCTGCTCTGAAGTGAGCCCCAGCGATTCAGCCACCTGGGCGACACTCAGATTATGTTCTGAGCGGTACTCTTGCAAAACGTAACCTGCGTGGCTTCCCTGTTTCTCCGGAGGAAGCGGTTCTGTCGGCGCAGGATCAGGCGGCGGAGGCGGGTACTTGAGATGGCGCCGAAGCGCGTGCAACACGACACTCTTGAACGACTCGCCGCGGGAGGCTGCGAACTTCTCCACCTCGGCCACCTGGTCGGGCGGGAACTCGATCATCTTCTGAACGACGTTCTTCGACGGTCGAATCGGCATCGCGGCACCTCCTTCAACCCATCCTAGCAACGCACCTAAGTTGCACCAAATTATTCTCCCGGTTCCGTATTGACATTTCACCTATACCGCACCTATATTTCCATCGTGACGCGAACGGGACGCCGGACAAGGAGTGACGAACATGGCAACGGAAATGGTTGAGGTGGATTTGGTGGTGATGGTTGACGCAGACGGGAACTTTGAGATCGGCACCGACACCGACGATCTCAAGACCCGTTGGGAAGAGAATATCGCCGAACTGGCCCCGAACGCGACCCGGATGGTTGCGGTGAAGGTCAAAGTGCCGAAGCCGAAGGTGGTCGAACTGGAAGCCGAGATCGCCGAGGAGCCGAGCGAAACGGAGTTGAAGACCGCGTGAAATTGGGAGCGGCTCGGCGGACGTGTGACGCCGGGCTACTTCTTCGGGGGCTTTTTCCCCGGGGCTGATTTCTCTCCCGATTTGGTTGGCAGGACTACTTCGTCACATGCTGAGAACTCGTCAACTTTCACGCCGAGCGTGTGAGCAATACGAAAGCACGCGCGTGGGCTTGCGGTCACGGCGAGCGACATCGGGAAGTCTGCGGCCCGGATCGGTGCCGCGTTGCGACTGCTAACCACCGAGGTGGACCGGTTCCTCGAGCAGTGGCCCGACGATGCCGCGGCCGAAGCTGCGCGAGTCGCCGCTATCGTCGCAGCGGGGCTGAATCCTAATACCGAACGGTCCCCTACTGGTTGCGGCCCGGAGCACACCCAAGGCACGGCGGAGGAGCTCCGGATCTGGCAACCGGTGCTGAACATCGTGCGGGAGCGGTTGGGCGCTTGAACTGCCCGGGATCACCACGAACCAACAACGGTATACGTCCGACCGGAGGGCAGCATGAAAGCCAAAGGGAAGAAGCAACAGGAACAGAAGCCGCGTTCGCGCGCGGACGTGTTCAGTGCGAGTGGCCCGAACATCATGGGCGCCGAGCTGTGCCAGCTCGTCCTCCAGGTCCGCGACAAGCTCCAGGACTTTAGGGAACCGGAGGAGCGAGAGCGGCTCAGAGAGGAGCTCCGCGACGCCGGCCTCGCCCCGGAACTGACCGAGGACGAGGGCATTCGGCTGGACGACATCTTCCGGGGCGTTGGAGCGCTACGCACGGTGCTACCGATGATCTACGTCACGATCTTCGACGTGATGTGGCCGGTGCCCGAAAAGTCCGACACGCTGAAGAGCAAACCGCGGTTCGCGCGGTGAGGGGACTGAGTGTAAACTGTGCGACCACCGCGCCACCGGGAGTAGCTACTCGGTGAAGGCGGCGGCCGAGGAACGGCGGTCTCGTACCCGCTCGCCCGAGGCCGCCGCCGGCGCGGCTACTCCATGTACGAGGGATACTGATGTCGAACAGCAACGGTCTACGCTTTCCGTCACCTACCGAGTTGTTAAAGGCTTGGAACGAATCGTTTCAATCTAAGTACATGACTGCGCTCAACTTGCGATCTGAATGGAAAAACGCCTCAACCCGCATCTCTTTCGGTAAATGGCGAAACCTGAGTTGCTTACCTGAAATGCTACATTTGGCATGGGTCGGCGAATGGAGAGACATTCTGTTCAGCGGCAGGGGGTACTTTAAAACCGTAGCAGATCTTCGGACGCTTGCCTTTGCCGTCAGAGAGACGCAGAGCTGGGAGCCTTTGGGCAGGGAGTTGGACCGGGCTCCGAAGGATTTTTTGCTTCTTGAACTTCCGGAGGTCATTCCAGCCCACTACTACCTGAAAGCGATTCCTTCAGTTTTTGACTTCTGCGAAGCCAGCGGAATGAGTCAGTCCGAAGTGCTCTATGAGGCCAACAGCCTGCGCATAAGTGATTTCGTCCTGCGAATTAACAAATCTGTGCAGCAGAATCGGCTAAATGAAGAAACCTGTGAGTGGATCGGGAAACTCTTGCGATATGAGCCCATTCACGACCCACAACCGGACGAGCCCTATTACCAGTTTGCAGAACTCAACCACCTACCTCGATGGCGGCGTGACTTGCTCCAATTCTGCCGCGATGCTGTGCTTGAGTTAGCTTTCCGGGGCTACGTAGCTGATCCGCTCCCTACATTATACGCTGATGATTTGCTTATAGATCTTGTCAATGATCTGGTTTTCAGAGCAAACGAAGCGGACCGACATAGCCGTGCCAGTCAATCTGGTCTCCACTCGGAAGCAGAAGGAGGAACGGCCGAGGCCAGCCAGGAACTCACCGTTGATCTTCGTGAGCCACAGGAAGAGGAGAGAAAAGGGCTCGGCAATCTGCCCAGCACTGGGCAGATAGTTTGGGCTGACATATTTGGGATCTACCGAATCGAAGACTACCAGCTCGTGCTCATCGAGACGTCATCAGGCATCCCGATCACTCCCGGGGAGAAAAGGGCTCTGGAAGCCCTGATGTCAGCCGGCAAGGATGGGCTTCGTTTGAAGGGTTTAGCGGCTCCGTGGACGAGCTTCCGTAGCCACGTGAGCAGGATTAAGGCAAAGCTCAAGGACGACAACATCCGCGACTGCATCAGGACGCCTGAAGATCCGGGCCCTTTTCAGGGCGAGGGCTACGCGATTTGGCCCTAATAATCGGCTCTTTCGCTTCTTGCATCACGTTGCAGAAACCGTTTCACCCGTTGCACGCTTGACGGCGGGTTTCAGCGCATTCCTGAGCGATACTAGTGGCGTACCGCATGCCATGACGCTTAACGGGAGACTGAAGATGGGTTCCCAGACGCTTTTGCTCCGACAGGACGCCGCCGACCGCCTTGGAGTCCATTTCGCGAAGCTCGAGCGGTTACGTTTCAAGGGCCACATTCCTGAGGCTGTGCAAGCCGGGCGGTACTTCCTGTACCCCTCGGACAAGATCGACTCGATCAAGGCACGGCTGATCGCTCAGGGGCTCATCAAGCTGCAGCCCGAACCGATCGCGGCCTGAACCTGGTGAATCTGGAGCGCGGTACTAACCGCGCTTCATTTTGCTCATTGCAATATGTTATACCTATTAATTTATCAAATTCGATCGCAATTAACTATTGGAATGCAGCCCATGCCCCTGAACGCCGTGAGACATCGAAAGTGCAAACAAGCCACTGAAACGAAGCCGAAGGCGCGTGCGCCCGACCCACTCGGCGCCGCGTTGGCGGCAGCGCTGACCGCACCCGTGATGGACCCGCGCGTTCGTTTATGGCTTGAGCAGTTGCGATCTGAGAATGTGCGGCCGATCGCCGCGAGGAAATGACTACGGGCCGGGGGAACCACTCCCCGGCCCGTAGCCCACTGTCCGGACACACCGAAGCCACCACGGTCACCACAACGTAGAGGCCACCAAGTGACGGTACATCGCCCCGGCGGCGGGGTCAATGAAAGCGAGTGCGACCCGAGCCAGGTCGAGGTCAGTTCACGGTTTGT
The Gemmata palustris DNA segment above includes these coding regions:
- a CDS encoding DUF4337 family protein, translated to MANTHEHLEHAEHAEHHASDPFNQRVAVSMAIVAAILAAISMVGHRTHNKVLQLQGDSNRLLGDVNRIIGDANRIGTDAGHAEVEKSNLFAWYQSKRLRQSEFEISAALMELVPSPEIVRKDADEDTKKKATEISAARAKAATDWKKRAAEYNKSNDKKDNLPDLLERGDEASKRAEKLHAEATRVGTEAAKFRQQAAEKSEEAEHVHHQADRFDVAHLSAEIGLVLCSIALLTKKRAYWFIGLTAAVVAIGLTASAYMIPHHPHAAPDAPVHATPNEQGKPH
- a CDS encoding BON domain-containing protein, with the translated sequence MNTCPIMTSELIDALTSSPLGQLRRLRVTENENEVVLTGQVSSYYLKQMAQETIRIAVGVRRLLNRVEVCAADAA
- a CDS encoding fasciclin domain-containing protein, with the protein product MRPKLTAGAVLATVLALALPARTADTGTIYDTLTTRDGHTVLSVAVKEAAESAALKGTTQYTLFAPLDSAFKKLDDTTIGEIATKKDVVQRLLRSHLVMGKYTTADLKKLDGKELKTVHGNVLKVEDTKDGLLVGGVKIVTADIVCSNGVIHTTDAILPMPKE
- a CDS encoding GIY-YIG nuclease family protein, which gives rise to MSRTPRDGRSHPRLFADGFDGFGPSRFRPASEVVPVFEVRGKRFSRLKRGTKKNAPKAPGVYGMLDSRDRLIYVGKAKNLRSRLLCYFRENSRDPKAGKIIEQTKRLVWEQCGDEFAALLRELELIQRLRPRYNVLGVPGFQRHHYICVGRTPAPYVYVTSTPTGKELGTYGPLVKWGKSDDAARRLNDWFKLRDCPQTVALSFAEQGELFDPDRGAKCLRFELGTCCGPCVSACSRKDYSDGVRAVKAFLDGRNRSVLRTLQGQMEEAASEFQFEKATSLRDKLQALQWLDDRLSLLRTARDRNSFVYPLTGADGRSRWYLIHRGEVQAVAVPPTAGSAESVSALLAATFADHPAPAVLSDVAVDSVLLVSSWFRKYSDERAKLLPRAKAEEVCATEGAPRETPAP
- a CDS encoding helix-turn-helix domain-containing protein — its product is MPIRPSKNVVQKMIEFPPDQVAEVEKFAASRGESFKSVVLHALRRHLKYPPPPPDPAPTEPLPPEKQGSHAGYVLQEYRSEHNLSVAQVAESLGLTSEQVEALEAGREATVGEAVLIAHGIGDPFTFLSSPERDQWSKAKAARETAVKESRKRKK